The DNA region TGCGCGGCGCCTGGTCTCCTCGACGTCGACCTCGCCGAACTCGTCGGTGATGACGGGCCAGCCCTCGCTCCCGGGTTCGTAGAAGGCGGCGTCGACCCCGCGGGCGGAGAGGGCCGCCTTGAGCATCCGGACGGAGGTTCGCTCGCCCATGCTGACGATCTGGGCGCGGTCGGCGTCGTCGGCCTCGAAGGTGATCTCCTCGAGCAGGTCGTCGGTGGTCGAGCCCATGGCGCTGGCGACGACGGCGATCTCGTGGCCGTCGGCGACGGCGGCGGCGATGGAGTCGGCCGCGCGGTTGATCCGGTCGCCGCTGCCGAGGCTCGTCCCGCCGAACTTGGCTACGACGCGCATCGACTCACCCGCGCAGTCGACGGCGTCACGGTGGCATCGCTCATATGCCAGACCGTTACCAGAGCGGCCAGATAACTGTGTCCCTCCGTCGCATTTTTACCGTCGTCTGGTTGCCTCGAACAGTTCTCCCGACCCCCGTCACTGATCGCGTTCGTCCGTCGAATCGACGCGGGAGATCGACCTCACGACGAAAGCGAACGACCTCAGGCCGACGACGGCTCGCGGAAGTATTCGTCGCGCTCGAACGGTTCGTCCTCGCCCTCGACGGCGATCACGTCCAGGGCCGTCACCTCGGCGCCCACCTCGAGCAGCCCCGCCAGGCTCGGTTCCGTCCGGCCGTTGTCGCCGCTGATGAGTTCCTTGATGTAGAGGCCGCCCTCCCCGTGGACCGACACCTCGGCGCTGGTCGGCTCGATCAGGTCGCCCTCGATGGCGTGGACGGTTCGCTCGCGGGTGAGGCTCGCCCGCCGGTGGTCGACCCGTTCGGGCGTGTACTGCTCGAGTGTCGCCCCGTCGAGCGCCTCGAGGGCCGCGTCGAACGTCGCCTGATCGACGGGGTCCTCAAACGCGACCTGCGCCCGGTAGCGCTTGCTCGCGTCGTGTTCCTTGACGCGCTCGACCATCTCGTAGGTGGCGAGTCGCAGTCCCTCGACCTCCACCGACCCGTCGGCGGCCTCGTTGATCACCGCTTCGAGGGCCGCCGGGTCGGGCGACCGAATTCGCGGGCGTTTCACCTCGAGGACGAACGGCCGGCCCGTCCCGAGCATCAGCGCGTCGACATCCTCCCGGCCGGCGCCGTGGAAGGTGCCGGACTCGCCGTCCATCGCCTTGACGACGTGGGGACGGACGAACTGCTCGACGCTCTCGTCGTAGAGGTAGCCCGAGCCGCCGCAGTACTCGCAGGGCTCCTCGCCCTCGTCGCCCAGCTGGACGCCGTCGCCGCCGCACTCCCGGCAGGGCCACTCCGTCTGGGGGATGTCGCGCTCGAGTTTGCGGTAGCGGCCGTAGACGAACGCGGGGTTGACCTGCAGGTCGACGGTGTGGCTCGTCACGGGTACGCTCGCGTCGCCCTCGCTCGCGCTTTCACTCTCGTTCACAGCCTCGCTCTCGCTCTCCTTCACGGCCTCGAGCACCTCGAACGGATCGAACGCCTCGAGATCGATCACCGCCAGCACGTCGGGACGCTCGACCTCGAACGCGGCGCCGGTCCGAGCGCCGACCCGGCGGCCGACCTCGCGGTTGAACTCCCGTTTCAGCGGTTCGCCAGCGTCGAGGTCGAAGCCGGCGTCCTCGCGGAGCAAGCGGTCGTTCTCCTCGACCAGCGGCGGGACGCGCGTCCCCACCTGGTAGGTGTCGAAGTCGATTCCCTCGAGGGCTGCGACGACGGTGTCGGCGACGGCGTCGAACGTCCCGCAGTACCCCTCACAGACCCAGCAGTCGAGCGGATCGACTGGCTCGAAATCTTCGTCGTCGGCCAGTGCGACCGTCGTCCGCAGCGCCCGCCCCCGTTCGGCGTTGGCCAGCCCGAAACTCCGGTCGGCGACGGGCCTGCCCAGGCAGGCGTCACAGACCGGTCCCGACGCGAGGAGCGCCCGGGCGTCTTCCGTGAGCGTCATGTCCCGGTATGGGGAGGCCGGGGGTAACACGCTTTCCCTTCCCGTCCGCACTCGAGTCGCGGCGAAGCCGTGGGCCGCGAATGGAGAGAGCAAAATCCGACAACCTGCGGAAAGCCAGTTCACTGATAGGCGATGACTTTTACACGCCTCTGGCCCGTCTCTCCTGTATGACCGACCCACGACCGAGCCGTCGCCGCGTCCTCTCGATGGCCGCCACCGGCGCGTTCGCCGCCGTCGCGGGCTGTGCCGAACCCGGCTCGTCCTCGAGCGCGGTGCCGTTCGACCAGGACAACACGACGATCGACGTCGACCAGGAAGACCGGGCCGACGGCTCGGCGTACACCGAGGTGTACGAGGCCACGGGCGATGCCGTGACGCTCGTCCGCGTGGCGGAGAACGGTCAGGACGGGAGCCAGATCCCGACGCAAGGTGAGGGATCGGGGTTCCTGTACGGCGACGGCTACCTCGTGACCAACGACCACGTCGTCTTCAGCAGCACGGACGTCGACGTCGACGTCCAGTACGCCGACGGCCGCTGGGCGAGCGGTGAGGTGATCGGCACCGACTTCTACAGCGACCTGGCTGTCGTCGAACTCGAGGAGGTTCCCGAGTCGACGACGCCGCTCTCGTTCGCCGAGGAGCGGCCCGTCGTCGGCCAGGAGGTGCTCGCCATCGGCAACCCGGTTCGCCTCGACGGCTCGATGTCCCAGGGGATCGTCAGCGGCGTCAACCGGGCCGTCTCCCCCGGCTGGCACGACTTCTCCTACCCAAATGTCGTCCAGACCGACGCGGCAGTCAACCCCGGCAACAGCGGTGGCCCGCTCGTAGACATGAACGGCGCAGTCGTCGGCGTCGTCCACGCCACCCAGGGCGACAACATCGGCTTCGCCATCTCCGCGGCGCTCTCGCGTCGCGTGGTCCCAGCGCTCGTCGATCAGGGCGAGTTCCGCCACTCTCACATGGGGATTCGTCTCGTCCCGGTCGATCCCACGCTCGCCGAGGCCAACGACCTCGAGCGCGCCCAGGGGGTCCTGGTGGTCGAGACGCCGGACGGCGGGCCCGCAGACGACGTCCTGGAACCGAGCGAGATCGAGAACGGGATTCCGGTTGGCGGCGACGTAATCCGGGAGATCGACGGCGAACCGATCCCGGACAATCACGCGCTCTCGACGTACCTCGCCCTCGAGACCGACCCCGGCGATACGGTCTCGATTGCGGTGATGCGCGACGGCGAGGAGCGAACCGTCGAGTTGACCCTCGGGGAGCGACCCGAGCCGGATCGGGGTCCGTTCTGAAGTCGTTCTGAAGTCGTTCAAATCGAACCGGATCGAACTAAACCGGCTCAAACGAAACCCCGCCGATCCCCCGGAGAAGGCAATCCCTACGCTCGAGTACGTGGTCCTCGTTCGAGTAAGCCACCCGTACAGATCAGTTCTCGTGAGCGTCGGTATCGGTCGACGAACGGAATCGAAACGCCCGGTTGCTGAGAGAAATCCACGGAGGACGGCCGTTAACCGGTCGATAACAATAGGGCTCGTCGTTAACACTTCGAACTGTCGCTCCCGCCTCAGCCATGAATCCCCCTCACTCGAGCCGTACCGTACCGCCTGCTCGCGCTGGTTCGTTCGACGGACCCCGCGCCCGTCGAGCCACCGACGCGACAGTGACCGCACTCCCCACTACACAGGAGACACCGTGACCATGTACCTCGGAGAGACCGTGACGACCGTCGGGTTCTGGGTCGGCACACTCCTGCCGTTCGTCTACCTGCCAGTGTTTCTCACTGGCCTCAACTCGACGACCCGACTCGGCATCTTCTTCGCGCTCGTCGCGTTCAACGTGCTCGCGCTCGTCGTGGGCCACGACTATCCGGGGTCGCAGCCCCAGTAGCGGGTTTCCGTTTTCCGATTTCCGGTTCTTCAGTTTTCCAATTTTTCGGTGGGCGATTGATAGTCCTGGGCCGCCAACCACACGACATGCAGGTGTACTGCCAGGGCTGTGCTGGCTGTTGCATCGACTGGCGACCGTTGCTCGAGTCCGATCAGCGAGACGCCATCGAGCACGAGCGACGTGGCCTGGGCGTCGTTCCAGACGAGGGGACTGCGGAGGAAACGGAGACGGAGGCGGGAACGGAAACGCGGACAGATGGCACCCCGATTCGCCGTCGAAACGCGATCGACGACGTCTACAACCTCGTGCCGCTCACCCGCGACGAGGTCCGGGCGTTCCTCGAGGCCGAGTTCGGGGACGTACTAATCCCCCGACTGTGGGAGGCCGACGCGGTCGACGAGTCCGTCTCGATCGATGGCTACGACGTCGCCGCCATCGCCGGCCGCCCGGCCTTCTTCGTCGGACTCAGGAAGCCCCCGAAGCCGGTCGCTCCCTTCGGTCGCGAGGACGCCGACTGGCTCCCGACCTGTACGTTTCTCGACCCCGAAACCCTCCAGTGTCGCATCCACGGCGACGACCTGTACCCGAGCGAGTGCGCGGAGTACCCCGCTCACAACGTCGCTCTCGAGCAGCAGACCGAGTGCGAACGCGTCGAAGAGGCGATCGGCGGCGAGCGAATACGGTTCGAGGAATCGAGCGACGACGAACGGACGAGCCGGGACGAGGAGGGCGTCACCGTCGACGTCGAAGCCACCGACGGCCTGCTCCTCGGCCCCCAGGCGATCGGCCAGAAGCTGTTCGTCCACCCCGATCCCGACGCCCTCGAGGGGCGCCTCGAGCGCCTCGTGTCGGACGACCTCACGACCGAGGATCGGGCGGCCTTCGTCGCCGTCGCTGCCGCCTCCGCGCCCGGGACGCTCGCAATTTCCGACAACCATTACGACCAAGCGTACGAGCGGGTTCTGGAGGCCGACTCCTGGGCGGGAGCGGCTATCCGCGAGTGGGAACGGCGCGCGTCGGAAACGTCGGCCGACCCGTCCCAGGGCGAGGCCGTCGAAGTCGCTCGCGGCGCTCCCGAGACGCCGGGCTGGCCCGACTCGAGCGAGGAGTAGCGGTCGCTACAGACGGCTCTCGAGGGGCGGTAACGTCGAAAATGGGCCGCAGCCCTCAGTTCGACTTTATCTCGCGGAACTTATCGAGTAGCGCGTCGGCGGAGTCGCCGGAGTCGTACTCGATCGTTCCCTCGTGGATCGTTCGTTCGTCGTCGAAGTCGGTGTCAACCCGGGACACCTGGCGTTCGCGTCGCTCGTGTTCGTCTTCGTCATAGGCACCCATTGACATGGCAAGTACACTCATTGTAGGAACGATCGCCATATGAATGTAACGGTCGTTCACAGCACCACTTCGAAAGAAAGGAAGACGTATGCCGGTTCGGTCCGTAGGATCGCTCGTGGCACGGCCGCTTCGCTTTCGATACTCGCCCCAGCGCTGGTCCGACCAGCGCGTCAGACAGGAGATTTTCAACCCGCTGAACGGTAATATCGGGGCTCGAGACGCCGGTCCGTGGTACGCGATCGGCGGTTCGTGGAACACCCACCGATTCGAGATGGCCAACGGCGACGTCGCCCTCTTCGCTCGCTCGGACGACGACGCCTACTGGATGGGCAACACCGAGACCCCGTCCTCGCTGTGGCGAACGGACAAGTTCGCCTGGGAAGACGTCCCCTACCAGGTCGCCCGGTGGGCCCAGCGGGAACTCCTCGCGACGCTCCACGAGCGCGAACCCTGGCTGGCCGACTACCCCTACCTCTCGTGGTTCTTCCTCCCGGTCTTCATGTCCAAAGACGGCCGCAAGTCGACGCGAGCGTTCTTCCGCGAACACGCCGCAGGCTTCCCGGACGCAGGCCGGCGAGAAGCGACACGCTTCATCGAAGAAATCCTCGAGACCGGCGCGCTCGACCCCTACCGCGACGTGATGGCGGGCAAACTCGGCACGAGCCCACACGTCGACCAGGTTCGCATGAGCGCGGCGATGGCGGAGTTCATCGCGGCGAAGATTCTCGTCGACGCCGGCTACGAGATTACGCCAGAGATTGAAGTGACGACGGGCCACTCGCTCGACTATCGAGCCGAGGACACCGCGACCGGCACGAACGTGCTGGTCGAGGTCACCCGTCCCCAGCCCCCAGCCAACCGCGCCGCCGCGGGCCCCGTCGCTGCCGTCAGGGACACCGCGGAAACGAAGACCAGCGGCCAGCTAGCAAATCACGGTGGCGGCGCGACGCTCTTCGTGGACTGCTCGAGTTTCCCCGACGACGCCTGGGCGGCCGTCCGGGGCGAACAGCCGGACGTTCGCCATCGGCCCGCGGTGGTCTACCGCGCTCGCCCCGACGGGCGCGTCGAAGGGTATCAAAAGGGGTCGGTACCGCTCGACCTCGAGGACGCGATTTCGTTCGTCGATTGACTCTGTACGAGTACGGACTGATGTTCGAACGAGTCTGGTTCTCGAGCGAGGCTGATTCTCGGTAACGATCGATCTTCTAATCCGCAAAAAACGACGGGTTCGAACGGCGACTAGAACGACATCGGCACGGGCGCGTACGGACTGCCGAGCGGCGTCGGATCCCGGTCGGAGTAACCCACGCGACCGACCGCCTTGTCGCTCACCGCGGAGTAGACCGCCAACTGGGCGTCGTCGGCGGACTCGAACGTCTCGCCCTCGAGGCGGCCGAGTACGTCGCCGAGTTGCTCGGACCCGTTCGGGAGTTCGAGATCCCGGTCGCCGTAGGCTTCGATCAGTTCCTCCGTCGTCGCGGGGTATTCGTGGGCGTCGATGAACTCGCCGGTTCGGTTACGGAACATTACACCCAGACCAACCTGAACAATAATTATAAACATTGTCCATAAACATCCCCCAGGAGGGTCGTATTCCTTTGATTCATTAATGACCCTAGAGTGTAGCCGTTGATCGGCCCATCTCTTGCTCGAGGGAGGAATTAGCCATTGGTATAGAAGATATAGTAAAGGTATCCAATCGACGTGCTCGTCGGTGGCCCTCGAGACGAGCGCTCGACCCGTCCCAGAGGAACTGACAACCGCTTTAACGTCGGCCCGTCAGCACCCACTATGCCCTACGCCGACCTTCACGTTCACACGACGCGCTCGGACGGCAGCCTCGAGCTCGCCGACGTCCCCGCGGCCGCTCACCGCGCCGACGTCGCTGTCGTCGCCATCACCGACCACGACCGCCTCCAGCCGTTCGACCAGCCGGTCGTCGACCGCGACGGCGTCACGCTCGTCCAGGGAATCGAACTCCGCGTCGAAACCGAGGGCGGCCAGCGCGTCGACCTGCTCGGCTACGGCGTCGAGCGAACCGACGCCCTGGTCGCCGAAACCGAACGCATTCAGCGAGATCGGCGCGAACGCGGGCGGAAGATCGTCAAAAAGGTCGAGGAGCGACTGAGGATCGACCTCGGTCTCGAGGTGGACACCGGCTTCGGCCGACCACACGTTGCTCGAGCCATCGCAAGCCACCCCGATTCGGGTTACGACTACAGGGGGGCGTTCGACCACCTCATCGGGAACGACGGGCCGTGTTACGTACCGCGGGACGTCACGTCGTTCTCGGAGGGACGCGAGATCCTCATCGAGGCCTGTTCGATCGTCTCGCTGGCTCATCCCCTGCGATACCCCGATCCCGAATCCGCACTCGCGCTGGCGGCCGACCTCGACGCCGTCGAGCTGACCTACCCCTACGGTCGCGAGGTCGACCTCGAGCCGGTCGAGCGAACCATCGAGCGCTACGACCTGCTCGCGACCGGGGGGACGGACGCCCACGAGACGGAACTGGGCATCGCCGGGTTGTCGCAGGCGGAGTACGAGGCCCTGGAGTTACCGACACCCGTCGAGAGCGTCTGAGCCGCTGGTCACTTACCGCCCGGTCTCGTTTTCGGACGGTTCGTCTAACTCGTCTCGAGTCGCCTCTCTCGCGTCGTCCACCCACTCCGGAGCAGCGACGCTCACGTCCGGATCACCGACGCGACCGGTCGACAGGTCGGTGACGACGGTGAGCGTCTCCTCGCGCTCGACCTCGTACTCGAGGCGGTAGTCCCGCACGTAGCCCGCTTCGTGGACGACCATCCGCATCGAGACGTTCTCCGTGTCGTAAGTGCGCTCGTCCGGATCCGTCGACTCGAGGACGTAGTACGTGTCGTCCTCGATAGTTGCGCGGGAAACCGAGACGTTCTCCATCGACTCGAGACCCGATCGAATCGTTCCCGATCCTCTCAGTCGCCACGGAACGGTAGCAGACCGGTCGTATGCGACCGATCCGTTCATCAGTTGGGCACGGACGTAGGTTTCGTTCTCCCGCCAGAGATCCTGTCTGATCACGGAATCCTCGTGGAGAGGGTCGACGTACTCGTGGCCGAGCATCGACCCGTCAGCGTCGGCAGTCGCGTTTAACCGATACTCTCGAACGACCGAACCGTTTGGGTGGTACCACCTGCCGGTCTGGTTGATCCTGAAACTGCGTTCGGATAGCGTTTTCTCGTGGCTCGCGGCCAGTCCGTGTGGATCCGCCACGCCCTCCGCCGTCAATCCCGGAAGCAGTTCGTCCGGTTCTGAAGCCTCCGGATCCACCGGTTCGTCGACACCGTATGGCTCCCGGTCGGGTTCTTCGACACTCGAGCCGAACGCGCTGCAGCCAGCGAGGAGGACGACCGGGAGAATCACGAGACCAGCACGGAGGGCACCCTGCATTACCGACCTGTATCAGGGGTGTCATCTTACGCATTTGGGTTGGGCGCGTCGTCGTGTCGGTGGACTTCGGAGTGGTCCCGTCGGACGAGAACGGAGGGTTCAATGCAACTGGTGCCATACTACGCCGTATGAACTGCCACTACTGCGACCAGGAAGCCGCTTTCGCCGCCGAGTCCGACGGGCTCAGAGTCGGCCTCTGTGAGGAGCACTTCCGGGAGCGGTTGCAGGAGCTCGCCGAGGCAGACGGGCTCGAGACGCTGAAAGAACGGGTCAACGTCGACCGGGCGGAGTGAAAAACCGTTCGCGCCCCTTCTCAAGCCGTGCGACCCGCGTCTACGTCGATTGCATCTACCGGACAGACGTCGACACAGAGCATGCAGTCGATGCACTGGGCCTCCTTCGTCGGTTCGGCCTTTTGATCGCTCTCGGGGTGACCCGGCGTGTCGACCCAGGTGAAGACGTCGACGGGACAGTCCTCGAGGCAGGCCCCGTCCGCGATGCAGATGTCGTAGTCGACGGCGACGTGGGTACCGTGGATCCCGAGTTCCTCGGGTTCGTCGACTGGCCCCCAGACGGCGACGCCGTTCTCCTCGCCGACTTTCTCTCGATTCTCGTGGAACTGCGGATCAATGGCCATTGCTAACATCCACATCGTCCGACGGCCCCTTAACTGTATCCCTCCATTTATATACTCCGTCGTGAGCTCTCGAGTTAGGCAAGCCTAAAAGTGCAGGACGGGAACGCCTCTCGAGTTTTTGACTATTCTTCGCTGTAGTGGCCTATATATTGGATGAGAGGAGAACGTGACCGTCTAACCGGTGATCTCAACAGACCGGTTTCGGGTTTGCCCCCAGCCCCTCGAGCGTCTCGACGTACTCGCCGTAGGCCGCTTCGATCGCTCCCGTCGCGGCGTCCTGGGCCCGGTTCCAGTCGTCCTCGGATTCACAGATCGTCGAGAGCGCCTCGAGCGTCGCCTCCCGCTGGGTCTCGAGGTCGTCGCCGAAGTCCCGGAAGACCTGGGCGGTCCGGGGGTCGGCACTGCCGACGAAGAAGCCGACGGTCTGGCTCTTCGAGCGGTCGCTCGCGAGGATGCGGCCGAGGAGGCCACCCAGCCGGGAGACGGTGTCCCCGCGCTCGCGAAGGAACTCGTGGAGCGCGGGCGTCTCCGCTTCCTCCGGGTCGTGATCGTCCTCGAGGAGGTCAGTGACGGTCTCGTAGTGGTCGTTCTCGTCGCTCGCGGCCGCCGCGAAGGTCTGGCGAGCATCGTCGTGGGATTCGTCGTCGGCCCACGTCTCGAACGTCTGCCAGGCAGCGTACTCGGCATCGGCGGCCGCCCGGAGGACGGGTTCGGTGTCGATGTCGCCTTCGGTCGCGGCGTACAGCGACTTCGAGGAGCCGAGTCGCGAGAGGGGAGTCCGGTTCTCGTCTTCGATGGTCTCGAGGAAGGTGTCGGTGTCGGTCATGGGTCTGCGTAAACGATGGACGCGGAGAATCGTGTTTCTATCGCTGTGTTCGGCTCTCGTCGGTCACGGCGATGGACGGGTCGAGCGAACTCGAGCGCTCGAGCGTTCGCCCTTTCGAATCGTGAGTCCGTCGAGATCAGTACAGCGCTGTTCAGCTGCCGTCGCCGGTCTCGACCGGCGCGCCGACGAGGTTGCCCCACTCGGTCCAGGAGCCGTCGTAGTTGACGGCGTCCTCGTAGCCCAGCAGCTCGTGCAGCGCGAACCAGGCGACCGAGGAGCGCTCGCCGATACGGCAGTAGGCGACGGTCGTCTCGTCGCCGTCGATGCCCTCCTCGCCGTACAGTTCCTCGAGTTCGTCGCGGCTCTTGAACGTGCCGTCGTCGTCGGTCACGGCCGCCCAGGAGATGTTCTTCGCGCCGGGGACGTGGCCGCCGCGCTGGGCGGTCTCCTGCAGTCCCGGAGGCGCGAGGACCTCGCCGGAGAACTCCTCGGGCGAGCGAACGTCGACGAGCGGAAGGCCCTTGTCGATGGCGTTTTCGACGTCGTCGCGGTAGGCGCGAATGGACTCGCGCGGGCCGGACGCATCGTACTCGACGGCAGGGAACTCGGGGACCTCGTCGGTCGTCGGGTAGTCGTTCTCAAGCCAGTACTCGCGGCCGCCGTCGAGCAGGCGGACGTCGTCGTGGCCGTAGTACTTGAACTGCCAGTAGGTGTAGGCGGCGAACCAGTTGGCGTTGTCCCCGTACAGGACGACCGTCGAGTCGTCACTGACGCCGTGACTGCCCAGCAGGTCCTCGAAGTCCTCCTTCGAGAGGATGTCGCGCGTCGTCTGGTCCTGGAGCTGGGTCTCCCAGTTGAACCCGATGGCGCCGGGGGCGTGGCTCTCGTCGTAGGCCTCGGTGTCTACGTCGACCTCGAGCAGCCGGTATTCGGGGTCGTCGCTCTCGAACTGATCGAGTCGGTCGGCCACCCAGTCGGCGGTGACCAGAACGTCGTTGGCGTAAGTGTCGTCTGCCATGGCCGGTACTACGGGGACGGCACAGAAAGCGACTGGCGAATCGGCCAATACGGTCGTCGCTCGACCATACTGGCCAATCTTGCCGCCACTTCGACGCGGGCCGGGACCGCGACCGGCGTTCTCGAGGCGTTTCCGACCGATCGAGTCCGGGGTTCGGAAATT from Natronosalvus rutilus includes:
- a CDS encoding tRNA pseudouridine(54/55) synthase Pus10 produces the protein MTLTEDARALLASGPVCDACLGRPVADRSFGLANAERGRALRTTVALADDEDFEPVDPLDCWVCEGYCGTFDAVADTVVAALEGIDFDTYQVGTRVPPLVEENDRLLREDAGFDLDAGEPLKREFNREVGRRVGARTGAAFEVERPDVLAVIDLEAFDPFEVLEAVKESESEAVNESESASEGDASVPVTSHTVDLQVNPAFVYGRYRKLERDIPQTEWPCRECGGDGVQLGDEGEEPCEYCGGSGYLYDESVEQFVRPHVVKAMDGESGTFHGAGREDVDALMLGTGRPFVLEVKRPRIRSPDPAALEAVINEAADGSVEVEGLRLATYEMVERVKEHDASKRYRAQVAFEDPVDQATFDAALEALDGATLEQYTPERVDHRRASLTRERTVHAIEGDLIEPTSAEVSVHGEGGLYIKELISGDNGRTEPSLAGLLEVGAEVTALDVIAVEGEDEPFERDEYFREPSSA
- a CDS encoding S1C family serine protease, with amino-acid sequence MTDPRPSRRRVLSMAATGAFAAVAGCAEPGSSSSAVPFDQDNTTIDVDQEDRADGSAYTEVYEATGDAVTLVRVAENGQDGSQIPTQGEGSGFLYGDGYLVTNDHVVFSSTDVDVDVQYADGRWASGEVIGTDFYSDLAVVELEEVPESTTPLSFAEERPVVGQEVLAIGNPVRLDGSMSQGIVSGVNRAVSPGWHDFSYPNVVQTDAAVNPGNSGGPLVDMNGAVVGVVHATQGDNIGFAISAALSRRVVPALVDQGEFRHSHMGIRLVPVDPTLAEANDLERAQGVLVVETPDGGPADDVLEPSEIENGIPVGGDVIREIDGEPIPDNHALSTYLALETDPGDTVSIAVMRDGEERTVELTLGERPEPDRGPF
- a CDS encoding YkgJ family cysteine cluster protein; this encodes MQVYCQGCAGCCIDWRPLLESDQRDAIEHERRGLGVVPDEGTAEETETEAGTETRTDGTPIRRRNAIDDVYNLVPLTRDEVRAFLEAEFGDVLIPRLWEADAVDESVSIDGYDVAAIAGRPAFFVGLRKPPKPVAPFGREDADWLPTCTFLDPETLQCRIHGDDLYPSECAEYPAHNVALEQQTECERVEEAIGGERIRFEESSDDERTSRDEEGVTVDVEATDGLLLGPQAIGQKLFVHPDPDALEGRLERLVSDDLTTEDRAAFVAVAAASAPGTLAISDNHYDQAYERVLEADSWAGAAIREWERRASETSADPSQGEAVEVARGAPETPGWPDSSEE
- a CDS encoding DUF5786 family protein — its product is MSMGAYDEDEHERRERQVSRVDTDFDDERTIHEGTIEYDSGDSADALLDKFREIKSN
- a CDS encoding DUF5784 family protein; translated protein: MARPLRFRYSPQRWSDQRVRQEIFNPLNGNIGARDAGPWYAIGGSWNTHRFEMANGDVALFARSDDDAYWMGNTETPSSLWRTDKFAWEDVPYQVARWAQRELLATLHEREPWLADYPYLSWFFLPVFMSKDGRKSTRAFFREHAAGFPDAGRREATRFIEEILETGALDPYRDVMAGKLGTSPHVDQVRMSAAMAEFIAAKILVDAGYEITPEIEVTTGHSLDYRAEDTATGTNVLVEVTRPQPPANRAAAGPVAAVRDTAETKTSGQLANHGGGATLFVDCSSFPDDAWAAVRGEQPDVRHRPAVVYRARPDGRVEGYQKGSVPLDLEDAISFVD
- a CDS encoding DUF5789 family protein gives rise to the protein MFRNRTGEFIDAHEYPATTEELIEAYGDRDLELPNGSEQLGDVLGRLEGETFESADDAQLAVYSAVSDKAVGRVGYSDRDPTPLGSPYAPVPMSF
- a CDS encoding PHP domain-containing protein, which produces MPYADLHVHTTRSDGSLELADVPAAAHRADVAVVAITDHDRLQPFDQPVVDRDGVTLVQGIELRVETEGGQRVDLLGYGVERTDALVAETERIQRDRRERGRKIVKKVEERLRIDLGLEVDTGFGRPHVARAIASHPDSGYDYRGAFDHLIGNDGPCYVPRDVTSFSEGREILIEACSIVSLAHPLRYPDPESALALAADLDAVELTYPYGREVDLEPVERTIERYDLLATGGTDAHETELGIAGLSQAEYEALELPTPVESV
- a CDS encoding DUF6757 family protein, whose protein sequence is MNCHYCDQEAAFAAESDGLRVGLCEEHFRERLQELAEADGLETLKERVNVDRAE
- a CDS encoding 4Fe-4S dicluster domain-containing protein, yielding MAIDPQFHENREKVGEENGVAVWGPVDEPEELGIHGTHVAVDYDICIADGACLEDCPVDVFTWVDTPGHPESDQKAEPTKEAQCIDCMLCVDVCPVDAIDVDAGRTA
- a CDS encoding rubrerythrin family protein yields the protein MTDTDTFLETIEDENRTPLSRLGSSKSLYAATEGDIDTEPVLRAAADAEYAAWQTFETWADDESHDDARQTFAAAASDENDHYETVTDLLEDDHDPEEAETPALHEFLRERGDTVSRLGGLLGRILASDRSKSQTVGFFVGSADPRTAQVFRDFGDDLETQREATLEALSTICESEDDWNRAQDAATGAIEAAYGEYVETLEGLGANPKPVC
- a CDS encoding sulfurtransferase encodes the protein MADDTYANDVLVTADWVADRLDQFESDDPEYRLLEVDVDTEAYDESHAPGAIGFNWETQLQDQTTRDILSKEDFEDLLGSHGVSDDSTVVLYGDNANWFAAYTYWQFKYYGHDDVRLLDGGREYWLENDYPTTDEVPEFPAVEYDASGPRESIRAYRDDVENAIDKGLPLVDVRSPEEFSGEVLAPPGLQETAQRGGHVPGAKNISWAAVTDDDGTFKSRDELEELYGEEGIDGDETTVAYCRIGERSSVAWFALHELLGYEDAVNYDGSWTEWGNLVGAPVETGDGS